The proteins below come from a single Aspergillus oryzae RIB40 DNA, chromosome 5 genomic window:
- the preB gene encoding alpha-factor pheromone receptor STE2 (predicted protein) — MDSKFDPYSQNLTFHAADGTPFQVPVMTLNDFYQYCIQICINYGAQFGASVIIFIILLLLTRPDKRASSVFFLNGGALLLNMGRLLCHMIYFTTDFVKAYQYFSSDYSRAPTSAYANSILGVVLTTLLLVCIETSLVLQVQVVCANLRRRYRTVLLCVSILVALIPVGLRLGYMVENCKTIVQTDTPLSLVWLESATNIVITISICFFCSIFIIKLGFAIHQRRRLGVRDFGPMKVIFVMGCQTLTVPALLSILQYAVSVPELNSNIMTLVTISLPLSSIWAGVSLTRSSSTENSPSRGALWNRLTDSTGTRSNQTSSTDTAVAMTYPSNKSSTVCYADQSSVKRQYDPEQGHGISVEHDVSVHSCQRL; from the exons ATGGACTCCAAGTTCGATCCATACTCCCAGAACCTCACGTTCCATGCGGCTGACGGGACCCCGTTCCAAGTACCCGTGATGACGTTGAATGACTTCTACCAGTATTGTATCCAGATCTGCATCAACTATGGGGCTCAGTTCGGTGCTTCAGTCATTATTTTCATtattcttttgcttctgaCTAGGCCCGACAAGCGTGCTTCTTCAGTCTTTTTCCTCAACGGCGGTGCTTTGCTGCTAAACATGGGCCGCCTCCTCTGCCACATGATCTACTTCACAACCGATTTTGTGAAAGCATACCAATACTTCTCTAGTGATTATTCTAGGGCACCCACTTCCGCGTACGCCAACTCTATTCTCGGGGTTGTTCTTACAACTCTTCTCCTGGTCTGCATTGAGACATCGCTTGTGCTCCAGGTCCAGGTCGTCTGTGCCAATCTCAGACGCCGGTATCGAACCGTTCTCCTTTGCGTGTCGATCTTGGTTGCCCTTATTCCTGTCGGGCTCCGTCTAGGATACATGGTTGAAAACTGCAAGACAATTGTCCAAACTGATACCCCACTGTCACTTGTCTGGCTTGAAAGCGCTACAAATATCGTCATCACCATTAgtatctgcttcttctgcagtATCTTCATTATCAAGCTCGGATTTGCTATCCATCAGCGAAGGAGACTCGGGGTGAGGGACTTCGGGCCGATGAAAGTGATTTTTGTCATGGGTTGCCAGACCTTGACCGTTCCAG CGCTGCTTTCGATTCTTCAATATGCGGTCTCGGTCCCCGAGCTTAATTCGAACATTATGACCCTGGTCACTATCTCTCTCCCGCTATCCTCCATCTGGGCTGGTGTTTCCCTTACTcgatcatcctccaccgaGAATTCTCCGTCCCGTGGAGCCTTGTGGAATCGCCTCACCGACTCAACCGGCACGAGGAGCAATCAAACATCATCCACGGACACCGCCGTCGCCATGACCTATCCAAGTAACAAGTCAAGCACGGTGTGCTATGCGGATCAGAGCTCTGTCAAAAGACAGTATGATCCAGAGCAGGGGCACGGCATCTCTGTGGAGCACGATGTGTCGGTTCATAGTTGCCAGAGGCTTTAG
- the sly1 gene encoding syntaxin-binding protein (vesicle trafficking protein Sly1 (Sec1 family)), whose translation MASHSMSLRDRQVASIQKILNLNHEPQTEDSHHDTSAQGLISTPILNEDGDPIWKVLVFDNMGRDVISSVLRVNDLRTWGVTIHLNINSNRYPIPDVPVVYLVEPTPANLQMITNDLARGLYTPAYVNFLSSVPRPLLEDFASQIATTGTSEHIAQVYDQYLNFIVAEPDLFSLGLGHDAYWKINSAQTSDEDLDAIIDKIVSGLFSVSVTMGAIPIIRCPKGGAAELIATKLDRKLRDHILNSKDNLFSTNKKSTPGVPTSRPVLVIVDRNVDLVPMLSHSWTYQSLVQDVLQMRLNRITIETTDEANPGKVTKKAYDLNSNDFFWKRNAGAPFPQVAEDIDAELTKYKEDANEITKKTGASSIEDLQNDTSTSAQHLKAAITLLPELRERKSILDMHMNIATALLQGIKDRQLDNFFELEENITKQSKAQILELINDPAKGSEPTDKLRLFLIWFLSTETELNRADMGQFEEALTRVGVQDVSPIAYVKQVREVTRMTMMTTAAPQQQSSDLFRGFSSLSNRLTDRITSGALGANFDSLISGVKNFLPANKDLTLTKITESLMDPASASSSAIAKTESYLYFDPRSANARGAMPPASASRNAQSPATSGTPGPGTGASFGQRRQAFNEAIVFTVGGGSMDEYGNLQDWVRQTSGQPGSDGAGAGRGTASHGAPRRRVVYGSTDLMNANEFLTESLAKLGHES comes from the exons ATGGCGTCGCACTCAATGTCTCTTCGCGACCGTCAGGTCG CGTCCATTCAGAAGATCCTCAACCTAAACCACGAGCCGCAGACCGAGGACAGCCACCATGATACCTCCGCACAAGGCCTCATTTCGACCCCCATCTTGAACGAGGATGGCGACCCAATCTGGAAAGTTTTGGTGTTCGACAATATGGGACGGGACGTTATAAGTAGCGTACTCCGGGTTAATGACCTTCGGACATGGGGCGTTACTATTCATCT AAACATCAATTCCAATCGATACCCTATCCCCGATGTGCCTGTTGTCTATCTTGTCGAGCCTACCCCGGCCAACCTTCAAATGATCACCAACGACTTAGCTCGCGGACTCTATACACCAGCCTACGTGAACTTCCTATCGTCCGTGCCTCGGCCACTGCTCGAAGATTTTGCTTCTCAGATAGCGACAACAGGAACATCGGAACATATTGCGCAAGTCTATGACCAATATCTTAATTTCATCGTCGCAGAACCGGACCTTTTCAGCTTGGGCTTGGGGCATGATGCCTACTGGAAGATTAACAGTGCGCAGACAAGTGATGAGGACCTAGACGCCATCATCGATAAGATTGTGAGCGGTCTATTCAGTGTTAGCGTCACTATGG GGGCGATTCCTATCATCCGATGCCCTAAAGGCGGGGCAGCAGAGCTAATAGCTACGAAACTCGATCGCAAACTCCGCGATCATATCCTCAATTCGAAGGATAATCTTTTCTCAACCAACAAGAAATCTACTCCTGGAGTTCCCACGTCACGACCTGTGCTGGTCATTGTCGACCGTAATGTGGACTTGGTTCCCATGCTTTCTCATTCGTGGACATACCAGTCGTTGGTCCAAGATGTCCTTCAAATGCGCCTGAACCGGATTACAATCGAGACGACTGATGAGGCAAACCCCGGCAAGGTGACTAAGAAAGCGTACGACCTGAACAGCAACGACTTCTTTTGGAAGCGTAATGCCGGAGCTCCATTTCCCCAAGTGGCCGAGGACATCGACGCGGAGCTAACGAAGTACAAGGAGGACGCCAATGAAATCACAAAAAAGACCGGTGCGTCATCCATTGAGGATCTCCAAAATGACACCAGCACCTCTGCGCAGCACCTGAAAGCTGCCATTACTCTACTTCCGGAGTTGCGGGAACGCAAATCCATTTTGGACATGCATATGAACATTGCAACTGCACTCCTTCAAGGCATCAAAGACCGCCAGCTCGACAACTTTTTCGAGTTGGAAGAAAACATCACGAAGCAATCTAAGGCGCAGATCCTCGAACTCATCAATGACCCGGCAAAGGGGAGCGAGCCGACGGATAAACTTCGACTCTTCCTGATCTGGTTCTTAAGTACTGAGACCGAATTAAACCGTGCTGACATGGGTCAGTTCGAGGAAGCCCTGACCCGTGTAGGCGTCCAGGACGTCAGTCCCATCGCCTACGTCAAACAAGTTCGCGAAGTGACTCGTatgaccatgatgaccaCAGCCGCACCACAGCAGCAATCCTCCGATCTGTTCCGTGGCTTTTCATCACTCTCCAATCGCTTGACAGATCGCATCACATCTGGTGCGCTTGGTGCCAACTTTGACTCCCTAATTTCGGGCGTCAAAAATTTCCTCCCTGCAAACAAAGACTTGACCTTGACCAAGATTACCGAGTCACTTATGGACCCAGCCTCTGCCTCCAGCTCCGCCATTGCCAAAACTGAAAGCTACCTCTATTTCGACCCCCGCAGCGCTAATGCCCGTGGAGCCATGCCCCCCGCTTCCGCTTCCCGCAATGCCCAGTCGCCCGCTACTTCTGGCACTCCCGGCCCAGGAACCGGCGCCAGCTTTGGTCAGCGCCGCCAGGCCTTCAACGAAGCGATTGTTTTCACcgtcggaggaggaagcaTGGACGAATACGGAAATCTGCAGGATTGGGTCCGTCAGACCAGCGGACAGCCCGGCAGCGATGGTGCAGGGGCCGGCCGGGGAACCGCGTCTCATGGCGCCCCCAGGCGGAGAGTTGTCTATGGCAGCACGGACCTGATGAATGCTAATGAATTCCTTACGGAGTCGTTAGCTAAACTTGGCCATGAAAGCTGA
- a CDS encoding FAD-binding oxidoreductase (FAD/FMN-containing dehydrogenases) — MADSQLVSLEAFLLAHPSIKYTAPSSSEFSAVCKVWNMARPDTPLAVVHPQSAEDVSVLVQFAKANGLKFTIRVGGHNMEGRAIVDGTLVIDLRALTGVRIAEDRQSATVEGGILQGELGTKLWAEGLATPTGSIPGVGYVGWAMYGGYGPFSSHWGLGVDQILGATIVNHDGEIIEADKKLLKGIRGAGGVFGVIVDLTIKVYPLRNVSGHKYHFGESIGAESHLVSGWCNPV, encoded by the coding sequence ATGGCAGACTCCCAGCTTGTTAGTCTGGAGGCCTTTCTCCTGGCTCATCCAAGTATTAAATACACAGCACCCTCGTCATCAGAGTTCTCCGCCGTGTGTAAGGTATGGAATATGGCCCGTCCAGACACCCCGCTTGCCGTTGTCCATCCCCAGAGCGCAGAGGATGTGAGTGTTTTGGTGCAATTCGCCAAGGCCAACGGACTCAAATTCACCATCCGCGTCGGCGGCCACAACATGGAAGGCCGGGCCATTGTAGATGGCACCCTCGTAATCGATCTTCGGGCGCTTACGGGGGTCAGGATAGCTGAAGATCGCCAATCGGCTACAGTAGAAGgaggaattcttcaaggAGAGCTCGGCACAAAATTGTGGGCCGAAGGACTTGCCACGCCCACGGGGTCAATACCCGGCGTTGGCTACGTCGGGTGGGCAATGTATGGAGGATATGGACCCTTCTCGTCACACTGGGGACTGGGGGTTGATCAGATTCTTGGTGCAACGATTGTGAATCATGATGGGGAGATTATTGAGGCGGACAAGAAGCTCTTGAAGGGCATTCGTGGGGCGGGAGGGGTGTTCGGTGTTATTGTTGATCTGACTATCAAGGTGTATCCACTCAGAAATGTAAGTGGTCATAAATATCACTTTGGTGAATCGATAGGTGCTGAATCTCATCTAGTTTCTGGCTGGTGCAATCCTGTTTGA
- a CDS encoding putative endosomal sorting complex protein TSG101 (vacuolar sorting protein/ubiquitin receptor VPS23) — protein MATVPQRTLNWLYSVLIRTYQDPNRTYYDVASVLAQYPSLSPRTEVYTYENGFSALLLQLTGTVPVTFRGTVYKFPISLWVPNTYPREPPIVYVTPTQDMAVRVGQHVTLEGRVYHHYLAHWAEAWERSTLVDLVSILREVFAKEPPVRYKRQHVPPRPQQPEPTQTPPPLPPLPAELGLSSSHSPLNQSVPSPAPTAQVPPPPPPKPGQLASAEQRQPIPAAQNNSSSPLPPLPPKEQDPRWAPRPRPSTSTPTGLPSQYPPEQSGSMGGPTPPQRYPQQQHSMAHPMPAYAQGHLPSQVDNRAPPGAMPQQFPRGPQPQPPFGIPQQASPHHPTHHQTNGRYQQMPQPQTPQQASHHSFQRPGSATQPAMKPKAETPDLLTSPFEVELPSFASGPAPPIPPNPEKDALLHAVSKVLAETLQTNVSQTESAARSLLSQSDSLHAAIATLQGEISSLNTLNSSLQSNTSILQQSLHRADAVIADAQSRISSSAAQSSSDPVPSGLPPIDEVLVAPTVVGKQLYDLVAEERGIQQAIYALQTAHVKGVIGVETWSRHTRGLAREAFLKRALIRKIGKGMGLEEHQI, from the exons ATGGCGACGGTGCCGCAGAGGACACTCAACTGGCTATACAGCGTATTGATTCGG ACGTATCAGGACCCCAATCGCACCTACTATGATGTGGCCTCCGTGCTTGCTCAGTATCCCTCCCTGTCCCCACGAACCGAAGTCTACA CATACGAAAATGGTTTCTCGGCTCTCCTACTGCAACTCACCGGCACGGTACCTGTCACATTTCGCGGCACTGTGTACAAGTTTCCCATATCACTATGGGTCCCCAATACTTACCCACGAGAACCGCCGATTGTCTACGTGACTCCGACCCAGGATATGGCGGTCCGCGTTGGCCAACATGTGACGTTAGAGGGCAGGGTGTATCATCATTACCTGGCACATTGGGCGGAGGCCTGGGAG AGATCAACCCTTGTAGATCTCGTATCTATACTCCGTGAGGTTTTTGCAAAGGAGCCACCTGTCCGATACAAACGACAACACGTACCACCACGCCCACAACAACCCGAGCCAACACAAACACCACCTCCTCTACCTCCACTCCCTGCAGAACTCGGATTATCCTCGTCTCACTCCCCACTGAACCAGAGTGTACCTTCGCCTGCGCCGACAGCCCAGGTGCCACCTCCCCCGCCTCCGAAGCCTGGACAATTGGCCTCTGCTGAGCAACGGCAACCGATTCCTGCAGCGCAGAATAACTCTTcatcgcctcttcctccactgccGCCGAAGGAACAGGATCCGCGGTGGGCGCCTCGACCCCGTCCGAGTACTAGCACCCCTACAGGTCTCCCATCGCAGTATCCGCCAGAACAAAGTGGCTCTATGGGAGGCCCCACCCCACCGCAGCGATatcctcagcagcagcactCCATGGCACATCCAATGCCAGCCTATGCACAAGGCCACCTACCTTCCCAAGTTGACAACCGAGCGCCACCTGGCGCAATGCCGCAGCAGTTCCCCCGTGGACCTCAGCCACAGCCACCCTTTGGCATCCCTCAGCAAGCTTCTCCCCATCACCCGACACACCACCAAACCAATGGCCGATACCAGCAGATGCCGCAACCGCAAACCCCTCAACAGGCATCTCATCACAGTTTCCAGCGACCAGGTTCAGCGACCCAACCAGCGATGAAGCCCAAGGCCGAAACTCCTGATCTTTTGACTTCACCTTTTGAGGTTGAGCTTCCATCATTCGCGTCAGGACCTGCGCCGCCAATTCCCCCCAACCCAGAAAAGGATGCGCTGTTACACGCTGTGTCGAAGGTATTGGCCGAGACGCTGCAGACGAATGTGTCGCAAACTGAATCCGCGGCACGTTCTCTACTGTCACAGTCGGACTCTTTGCACGCAGCGATCGCCACCCTACAAGGCGAGATCTCATCACTAAATACCCTCAATTCAAGCCTCCAGTCCAATACCTCCATCCTGCAACAGTCCCTCCACCGCGCCGATGCTGTCATTGCCGATGCACAAAGTCGCATATCATCATCCGCTGCACAGTCGAGCTCGGATCCAGTACCGTCTGGTCTTCCTCCGATTGACGAGGTCCTCGTTGCGCCAACAGTTGTAGGCAAGCAACTCTACGACTTGGTAGCAGAAGAACGCGGTATTCAGCAGGCCATCTACGCCCTACAAACTGCTCATGTCAAGGGCGTGATCGGGGTAGAGACATGGTCCCGGCACACACGCGGGTTAGCACGCGAGGCCTTCTTGAAGCGAGCTCTTATACGAAAGATCGGGAAGGGCATGGGTCTTGAGGAACATCAAATCTAG
- a CDS encoding putative toxin biosynthesis protein (predicted protein): MSFPFRIIEHTIPGQHIRESPRSIRGRQETPIKIAIKQYIPNDADRPDPTPDNAITIIGVPGNGSPKEIYEPLWEDLYRQLKKLSVPVRGIWVADTSNQGASAVLNEEVQGDQTNWYDHSRDLLHMVNHFRDEMPRPIIGVGHSMGCAQLVNLSIIHPRLLSTLVLIEPVILEVAFGGPNPAMMASRRRDLWESPEKAVASLTKGLAKWDPRARDRYLRHALRPVPTRLYNPATDPKVPPTAVTLTTTKHQESWNFFTPNLEREELDRLLLPDWDVEKERPYLFSRPECWSAMRSLPYVRPSVLWVFGGKSFLSLPDAQESKMRTTGTGTGGSGGVAKGMVEKAVLPKGGHTLVFEQVDWCAERVADWTQRWFRGWLEDEKFWEEYQSRGSDKEGVRMSEEAFQIAQMPVGTKRGEKPKAKL; the protein is encoded by the exons ATGTCCTTCCCCTTCCGAATAATCGAACATACCATCCCAGGCCAACACATCCGCGAATCCCCCCGTAGCATCAGAGGCCGTCAAGAGACGCCCATTAAAATCGCCATAAAACAATACATCCCCAACGATGCCGACAGGCCAGACCCCACTCCCGACAATGCAATTACCATAATCGGGGTACCCGGAAACGGGTCCCCGAAAGAAATCTACGAGCCTTTATGGGAAGACCTCTACaggcagctgaagaagctctcTGTGCCGGTGCGTGGGATTTGGGTGGCGGATACGTCGAACCAGGGTGCTAGTGCTGTCTTGAATGAAGAGGTTCAGGGGGATCAGA ctaATTGGTATGATCATTCGCGCGATCTGTTGCATATGGTTAATCATTTTCGGGATGAAATGCCGAGGCCGATTATTGGGGTTGGGCATAGTATGGGTTGTGCTCAATT GGTCAATCTTTCAATCATCCACCCACGTCTACTATCAACCCTGGTCCTGATCGAACCAGTCATCCTGGAAGTAGCCTTCGGCGGCCCCAACccagccatgatggccaGTCGCCGAAGGGACCTGTGGGAATCACCCGAAAAAGCCGTCGCCTCTCTCACCAAAGGCCTAGCAAAATGGGATCCCCGAGCTCGAGACCGCTATCTCCGCCACGCACTCCGCCCGGTGCCAACCCGACTCTACAACCCAGCTACAGATCCCAAAGTACCCCCGACAGCAGTAACACTCACAACAACCAAGCACCAAGAatcctggaacttcttcaCGCCGAACCTCGAACGCGAGGAACTCGACCGTCTTCTCCTACCAGACTGGGACGTAGAGAAAGAGCGACCGTATTTGTTTTCCAGGCCGGAATGTTGGTCCGCCATGCGGAGTCTGCCGTACGTGCGGCCCAGTGTGCTCTGGGTGTTTGGTGGGAagagctttctctctctcccggATGCGCAGGAGTCGAAGATGCGGACTACGGGGACGGGGACTGGGGGGAGTGGTGGGGTGGCTAAGGggatggttgagaaggctgtgCTGCCGAAGGGGGGGCATACGCTTGTGTTTGAGCAGGTGGATTGGTGTGCTGAGAGGGTTGCGGATTGGACGCAGCGGTGGTTCCGGGGTtggctggaggatgagaagttTTGGGAAGAGTATCAGAGTCGGGGTTCTGATAAGGAAGGGGTGAGGATGTCGGAGGAGGCGTTTCAGATTGCACAGATGCCTGTGGGGACgaagaggggagagaagccGAAGGCGAAGTTGTGA